ACCTTACTGAAGCTGTAAGAGATGAAATAACTATTTGCTTAGAAAGAATAGGTTTTAAAAAGTGAAAATTAATCTAATTACAGTTGATTTTATGAAAAACGAAAATAATCCAAACAAGGATAACTGTGAAAATCCATTTCAACAGGCAGAAGAAAAAACATACTGTTCAAAACTTGAAACCGGAATAACATCTACGGTAACTACATCTTACTCATCTATGACTATGTGGGACATTATTAAGATTATAGCGGGTAAAAAGAGTGATGCCGTTAATGAATGGATAGATTCATTAAAAGTTCAAATAGAACGGTTTGTGATTGCAGGCACTTATCTAACTGGGGCCAGTTTAGCTCAAAAATTAGTTCAAATGAAAGAAATAAAAGAAGTTGAAGTTTTAGATATTTATTCCCACCTTAATAAATTATTATATACCTCATGGGATGTCGAATCTAAAGATAGTGCTGTGAATGAAATTAATAATGCTAAAATTTCTTTTTCAACTGATTTAGGCCACTTAAAAACTGGAGATATGGTAATAGATACCACTGGCCTGGGTGGGATTGATATTAGTCAAATTAAAGAATTAAATTCATACAAAGTATTTTTAACTGAAGATCCTTCCTCTGATGGAAGTGATGATCTTATTCAAAGCAAAAATTTTACCCAAAAACGGATTGATGCCAGTTCTGCAAATCATCGGGGTCGAATATTCACATCAGGACTAGGATCCAAAACATCAGGAACCATGACTCTGACTATGGATGTGCTCAGAAAATCTCTTGAAGAAGTCTTAAAAGAAGAAGGAGTTTTATATGCTGTGGCATCTCTTGAGTTCTATGAAAGAATTCTTTTTAAAGAAGAAAATACAGAAAAATTTCTAGAAACTCTTCAAAGGCCCGCCATGGTTGCATCTTCACTTAAACCAATTGATTTAGATGCTATTCTAAATGAACAATTAGAAAAAATTACGGTGACTATTGAAGAATTTAATACTAAATAATTATAGGAAAGATTAGATGATAATATGAACGCTGCAGAGCTTTTTCAGAAAATTGAAAAAATAATTCCATTGGATATTGCCTTAAAAGGAGATAACGTTGGTTTCATAGGGACTGACAAACCAGAAGATATTCAACTGAATAAGGTTCTTGTTTTAATGGATTATATTCCTTCATCTGAGTTAAAATTCCTTTCTAATAGTCTAAACAATTCAGAAATAATAAATTCAAAAATTAATTATGAAGATTATGATTTATTGATAACTCATCATCCTCCCATTATTAAACCAGAAATTCCTACATATGTCATTCATTCCAACTGGGATTTAATAACCGGAGGTGCTTGTGACTCACTGGCAGAAACTCTAGAAATAAAAGTTTCAGATGTCTTAGATCCTGAAACAGGGCTAGGAAGATTGGGAATTCCGCTTAATGGACCAATTCCCTTGGAAGATTTGGAATCTCTGGTTATGAAAAAATTAAATATGGATTGCATTAAGTCCCTTAAAACATCTAAATTTCTAAATAATCCTCAAATTAAAATTAATAAAGTAGCAGTTGTCTCTGGTTTTGGACTCAATCCAAATTTTATTAAACTAGCTCATAACAGAGGCGCTGAAGTTTATATATCTGGAGATCTCACTCATCCTGGGGCCATTATGGCAAAAGCACTGGGGATAAACTTAATTGACGCTACACATCACAAAACTGAGCTACCCGGATTATATCGACTTGAAAAACTAATTTCTAGTTTTGGAATTGAAATTGAAGTATATGATACCCAAATTCCTTGGGAGAATAATAAAAAATATTAATATTCTGTTTCATCAATTAATTATTTTTTATGGCGAATAATACCAGTTTAATGAATTTTCATGACAAGTATTATAAAAAAATAATTGTTAATAAAAATAAAGCTAAATTTTGATTTTTATAATACTTTTTTATAAAAAAGTATTTATATATTATTGGGCAATAATTGAATGTGAAATAGAACATTAATATTTTGATGTTTAGATTCTGTTAGGGCATCTGAATTTTATTCGCTCAAATGTATCATCAATGCCCTAACATTTTATTTAGTCCACCATAATGAAAAGAAAAAATAGATAAAAATATAACAATTGTTATATATAAAAAAAATAAAGAATAAGTTATTGACAACATTGAATGAAAAGGTGTAAAAATGACAGATATTATAAAACTGGAAAACAATAAAGTCCCCAAAGGAGAAGTTTCATTAGTAGGCCTTGGACGATTGGGACTACGAACAGCTTTGAACTTGATACAAGCCCATAGAGGTGGGCCAAAAACAGTTTATGCCATAGATGGTCAAAAAATTTCAATCGATGATTTGATTTTTAGAATGTATGGGGCTGAAATTGGGGAATATAAAGTTGATTTCATTAAAAGATTGGCCGGTGAAGGATTCAATAAAGAAATAATTCCCATTACCCAAGACATAAGTCCTGAAAACATTGAATTGATAAAAGGAGATGTAGTTTGTATTGAAATTGCTGGAGGAGACACATTAAAAACAACTTCAGAAATTATCAAACATGCACGGGCCAATGGTGCTTTAACAATCAGCACTGTTGGGGTTTTTGGAATAGGCGAAGAAGAAATAATTGTTAATGATATATCTGAGCTGGAAAATGACAATCCCATTGTAGAATTCCTAAAAAACGAAGGAATAACAGAAAACCACCTTTTAATAGGAACTGGAAAACTTATTAGAGATTGGGAGCCAGTGACCCCCTACACTTTAGATCAAATTTCTGCTGTGATGACTAGAGAAGTTTTAAAACTTCTGGAAAAGAAAAATAA
The sequence above is drawn from the Methanobacteriales archaeon HGW-Methanobacteriales-1 genome and encodes:
- a CDS encoding DUF1188 domain-containing protein gives rise to the protein MKINLITVDFMKNENNPNKDNCENPFQQAEEKTYCSKLETGITSTVTTSYSSMTMWDIIKIIAGKKSDAVNEWIDSLKVQIERFVIAGTYLTGASLAQKLVQMKEIKEVEVLDIYSHLNKLLYTSWDVESKDSAVNEINNAKISFSTDLGHLKTGDMVIDTTGLGGIDISQIKELNSYKVFLTEDPSSDGSDDLIQSKNFTQKRIDASSANHRGRIFTSGLGSKTSGTMTLTMDVLRKSLEEVLKEEGVLYAVASLEFYERILFKEENTEKFLETLQRPAMVASSLKPIDLDAILNEQLEKITVTIEEFNTK
- a CDS encoding Nif3-like dinuclear metal center hexameric protein, with amino-acid sequence MNAAELFQKIEKIIPLDIALKGDNVGFIGTDKPEDIQLNKVLVLMDYIPSSELKFLSNSLNNSEIINSKINYEDYDLLITHHPPIIKPEIPTYVIHSNWDLITGGACDSLAETLEIKVSDVLDPETGLGRLGIPLNGPIPLEDLESLVMKKLNMDCIKSLKTSKFLNNPQIKINKVAVVSGFGLNPNFIKLAHNRGAEVYISGDLTHPGAIMAKALGINLIDATHHKTELPGLYRLEKLISSFGIEIEVYDTQIPWENNKKY